TATTTCTTGCCGTACATGGATTTTTCGACCCAGGCGCCCATCTGTTCGGTCAGGTCACTCTCCTCGTCGGACAGCAGAGTAACGCTAAGGTCATACTTTGCGGCAAATTTGGCAAGCTTTGCAGGCTTGTCCTTTGACACGCCATAGACGGTGACGCCTGCCTTTCCGAAATCGGCGGCCAGCGCCGTGAAATCTTTCGCTTCATTGGTGCAACCCGGCGTATCAGCCTTGGGGTAAAAATAGAGCACGAACGGCGTCTGGATATCGCCGACCGCGACATCTGCGCCGCTGCTATCCTTTACTGTCACAATCGGAAGCGTTTCGCCCACTGCCGTCATTTCACTTTCTCCTTATAATCTTTCCAGACTGCCGATATCGCTGCTTTTGCAGTATCGACCGCCGCCATCAATTCGGTCCAGTCGGCATAATCGAGCGCACGCGCAACAAGTGCGCGGACCGGAGCGGGGGGAACCGCGCTATCGGGCGCGACCAGCCGCAACAGGACCAATAGTCGGGTGAGTAATCCCTGAGCATCAGCAAAGGCAGGCGGCAAAAGGCCCGTAGCGACCAATTCTCCGACCGCGCGTTGCAATTGCGGGTGGATGCCTTTGCGATGTTCCAGCTGCAACGCATGGATGCAAAATTCGGCATCGACCAGCCCGCCGGGGCAGAGCTTTACATCGAGCGGCCCCTTGGGCGGCTTATGCTCCGCCATCTCAGCGCGCATCGCGGTGATATCCTTGCGCAAGGCTGGAATCGCGCGATCGCGACCAAGGATTTCCGCGATCACGGCATCAACCGACGCCGATGGCCCAAAGACAACCCGCGCGCGGGTCAGTGCCATATGCTCCCATGTCCATGCCTCTTCGCGCTGGTAATGCGCGAAGCTTTCCACCGAAACGCAGAGCATCCCCTGCGCGCCCGAGGGACGCAGCCGGGTATCAATCTCGTACAGGGCACCACTGGCGGTCTGCACACTGAGCGCCCCTACGACACGCTGCGCGAGCCGGTTGAAATATTGCGTCGCCCCCAGCGGCCTTCGCCCATCCGACTCAGCCCCCGTTTCACCGGTAAAGAGCAACACCAGATCAAGGTCGGAGGCATGGGTCAGTGATTGGCCGCCGAGCCGGCCATAGGCCAATATGATGAACTCGCCCCCCGGCACGCGGCCATGCGCGTTTTCAAATTCGGCGATGGTGGCGGCGGTCAGTTTGCACACCGCAACTTCGGCCAGCTGCGCATAAGCGCGCGACACATCCAGCGGGTCGTGCCGCCCCTCGATCAACTGCACGCCAAAGGCAAAGCGTTTTTCACCGACAAAGGCACGGACAAGATCGAGCAGCCGTTCATAATCGGCATCGCCCAGCCGGGCGTCCAGTTCGGCTACCAGATCAGCCTTATCGCTTGGCAATTCAAACGCGCTCGCGTCGATCAGCCCTTCCAGATATTCGCTACGCCGCGCCAGTGCATTGGCCAGCGTTGGCGCATAGCTCAGGACATCAGCCAGCAGCTTGAGCAGACCGGGCCGGGCATCAAGCAGATTAAAGAAATTGACCGCGCTCGGCAGGCTTTCGATCATATTGTCGAAACGGGCGAGCGCCGCTTCGGGATCGGGCGCGCGGATCAATGCGTCCATGATCTTGGGCAGGATTGCCTCGAACGCCTCACGCGCCGAACTGGAACGGATCGCGCGCAACTGCCCGCTGCGCCAACGGGCAATTCGCTGTGCGACCGCCGCAGAATCGGCATAGCCCATGGCTTGCAACTGGTCTTCCAGCGGCAAGCGCTCTTCGGGAAAGCGGCGCTGCCGTTCATCCTCGTCGCCGGCAAGCCCATCATAGACTGCGCCAACACGTTCAACGACAGGCTGCAGCAGCGCGATCAGGCCGGCCCCATCTTTCAGCCCGTGCAGCCGCGCCGCCCGGTCAAGATCGGCCTGCTGATCGGGCAGGGAATGTGTCTGCCTATCATCGAGCATCTGCAAC
This portion of the Sphingobium sp. genome encodes:
- a CDS encoding bifunctional [glutamine synthetase] adenylyltransferase/[glutamine synthetase]-adenylyl-L-tyrosine phosphorylase, whose translation is MIDDALDRARTNSPFLALLIDRHPALVTLIRAGDFDQALAAALAVEVDGSVAATLRRQRQGVALVTAIADLCGAWDLTRVTRILSDFADTALDRAIEAAIRERYDCVPAGFAVIGLGKHGGQELNYSSDIDPIFLYDPQTLPRREREDVADAAVRIGRRVIELLSARDENGYVFRVDMRLRPSPEVTPIAIPVEAAISYYESSALAWEQAAFIRARVAAGDTALGAYFLKSIQPFIWRRSMDFGQIANIRAMSGQIRDHYHEGQIFGPGYDLKRGRGGIRECEFFAQAHQLIHGGRDPSLRIADTRAALALLAERGRISGSDSEVLSSAYGLLRTIEHRLQMLDDRQTHSLPDQQADLDRAARLHGLKDGAGLIALLQPVVERVGAVYDGLAGDEDERQRRFPEERLPLEDQLQAMGYADSAAVAQRIARWRSGQLRAIRSSSAREAFEAILPKIMDALIRAPDPEAALARFDNMIESLPSAVNFFNLLDARPGLLKLLADVLSYAPTLANALARRSEYLEGLIDASAFELPSDKADLVAELDARLGDADYERLLDLVRAFVGEKRFAFGVQLIEGRHDPLDVSRAYAQLAEVAVCKLTAATIAEFENAHGRVPGGEFIILAYGRLGGQSLTHASDLDLVLLFTGETGAESDGRRPLGATQYFNRLAQRVVGALSVQTASGALYEIDTRLRPSGAQGMLCVSVESFAHYQREEAWTWEHMALTRARVVFGPSASVDAVIAEILGRDRAIPALRKDITAMRAEMAEHKPPKGPLDVKLCPGGLVDAEFCIHALQLEHRKGIHPQLQRAVGELVATGLLPPAFADAQGLLTRLLVLLRLVAPDSAVPPAPVRALVARALDYADWTELMAAVDTAKAAISAVWKDYKEKVK
- a CDS encoding peroxiredoxin; translation: MTAVGETLPIVTVKDSSGADVAVGDIQTPFVLYFYPKADTPGCTNEAKDFTALAADFGKAGVTVYGVSKDKPAKLAKFAAKYDLSVTLLSDEESDLTEQMGAWVEKSMYGKKYMGIERSTYLVGKDGKVVRVWNNVKVKGHAEDVLEAAKGL